TCACCTCTTCATGGATCGATTGCATGGATTGAAAATCGGTCCGCTTCACAATGTTCTGCGAGTATTGTTTGGCCCCGCCCGTTTTGTAGTCCATGATCGTATATACGCCTGTTTGCTGGCCATAATCGATTCTATCGATCCTGCCCTTTATTCTTATCGGATGCGCGCCCACATCCATGATTTCTTCGACCTTCATTTCAAGGCTCTTGATAACGAAAGGCTCTTCAGCCTGGTCCACGTTCTTCTTAAGAAAGCTTTCCAATTTGAAAGCCGAGAGTTTCTTGAAGAGATAGTAATCACCACTTGTCTGTCTCAATTCAAACTGTCTCTCAGTGACCCTT
This sequence is a window from Syntrophorhabdaceae bacterium. Protein-coding genes within it:
- a CDS encoding PD-(D/E)XK nuclease family protein, with the protein product RVTERQFELRQTSGDYYLFKKLSAFKLESFLKKNVDQAEEPFVIKSLEMKVEEIMDVGAHPIRIKGRIDRIDYGQQTGVYTIMDYKTGGAKQYSQNIVKRTDFQSMQSIHEEVNSFQLPLYVYLFAKCFSIPLEKTEASLILLRNNEREDLFGGLALEEKQILFSSYMDGVATVIKDILDPAKPFAPFDADSCKTCEFSGLCHM